One Micrococcales bacterium DNA window includes the following coding sequences:
- a CDS encoding type II toxin-antitoxin system RelE/ParE family toxin, whose product MNYRVKLTGRAQRQLAKLDLAARRHVQVAIDLLATAPRPPGAIKLAGVKGAWRVRTGDYRVIYQIENDILVVLVIAVGHRRDIYNRNR is encoded by the coding sequence ATGAACTACCGGGTCAAGCTGACCGGTCGGGCTCAGCGACAGTTGGCCAAGCTCGACCTAGCCGCTCGTCGGCATGTCCAGGTGGCGATTGATCTTTTAGCCACCGCGCCCCGCCCGCCCGGCGCGATCAAACTGGCCGGTGTCAAAGGCGCCTGGCGCGTGCGCACCGGCGACTACAGGGTCATCTATCAGATCGAAAACGACATTCTGGTGGTACTAGTGATCGCGGTGGGCCACCGCCGCGACATTTACAACCGAAACCGATGA
- a CDS encoding type II toxin-antitoxin system Phd/YefM family antitoxin, whose product MTVTAARARLADVVDAARVDHEPVYLTRRGRRVAAVIDASDLDRLIAAAEDQADLEQVKAARKEMAAGEDPVPWEQVKADLGLE is encoded by the coding sequence ATGACGGTAACGGCCGCCCGGGCCAGGCTGGCTGATGTGGTTGACGCTGCCCGGGTGGACCATGAGCCGGTTTACTTGACCCGGCGAGGGCGCCGGGTGGCGGCCGTAATTGACGCGTCGGATTTAGACCGCCTGATCGCGGCGGCGGAGGACCAAGCGGACCTGGAGCAGGTCAAGGCCGCCCGCAAGGAAATGGCTGCCGGGGAGGATCCGGTGCCATGGGAGCAGGTCAAGGCTGATCTAGGTCTGGAATGA